In Mycolicibacter virginiensis, the DNA window TACCTGGTCGAAGATGTCCTCGAAGCCCTCGGCGGACGCCACGGGGGCTGGTGCCAACGGCATTACCCCAAATGCCAGAAACGCGCCCACTGCCGTACCCAGCCCGGCGACCCGGCGGTTCAGCGAGGCTCGACGCAGGAGAGACGAAGCTGGGAACGCCGCATCAACCCGGCGATTCAGCGAGGCTCGACGCAGGAGAGACGAAGCTGGGACCGCCGCATCAACCCGGCGATTCAGCGAGGCTCGACGCAGGAGAGACGAAGCTGGGACCGCCGCATCAACCCGGCGGTTCCGCTTCGTGCTGCACTGACGAGTCATCTGCGGGTAGACCTCTCTTCGTGTTCGCGGGCGGCGACTGACGTTGGTCAAGATAACGATTTCTTCGGAAGATTACTAATAATGCCTGAGAAAAATGCGGAAATTGGGCAATAAGCTGGGAAGGTCCGCCGTTCATCGCACAGCTGGACCGACCACCGAGATCGCCCCGACGCCGTTCGATACGTAGATTGGGCAGGTGAACGGCGATCGCGGGCCGGGCCAGCCCTGGCACCTTCCACCGCCGCTGCGTCGTGAACCGCCGCCGATGCTGTACCGCGCTCCCCACGGCCGGCCGGTCTCGCCGCCGCAGGCCGTCCGGCGGCCGATCCCCTACCCCACGCCGCGTGCCTACTCGACTCCTCCACCCGCACCACCGCCGCCCGCGCCGCGCCCACCGGTCACGCGCCCACCCGCCTCACGTCCGTCCACCTCACGCCGGCGGCGATCCTGGCCGCGCCGACTGGCGGTACTCGCCCTGCTGGTGGCCTTGCTCGCCACCGCGTCCCTGGTGGGGGCCGCGGCCTGGCTCGACACCGCGCTGCAGCGGACTGCGGCGTTCGCCGGTTACGCCGACCGTCCGACGCCGGGCCGCGGGACGACGTGGCTGCTAGTCGGTTCGGACAGCCGCGCCGATCTCACACTCCAGGAGCAGCAGAACCTGAGCACCGGCGGGAACATCGGCAATGGACGCACCGACACGGTGCTGCTCGTACACCTCCCCAGCCCGGGATCCGAGTCGACGGCCACAATGGTGTCGCTGCCGCGCGACTCCTACGTCACGATCCCCGGCTACGGCAAAGACAAGATCAACGCCGCGTACACCCTCGGCGGGGCTCCGCTTTTGACCCGGACGGTGGAGCAGGCCACCGGCCTGCGACTGGACCACTATGTCGAGATCGGATTCGGCGGGTTCGCCTCGCTCGTCGACGCCCTCGGCGGCGTCACCTTGTGCCCGGACGAACCGATCGACGACCCGCTGGCCGGGCTGAATCTGCCGGCCGGCTGCCAGCAGCTCTCCGGCGCGGCCGCGCTCGGCTACGTGCGTAGTCGGGCCACGCCGCGCGCCGATCTGGACCGGATGGCCCACCAGCGACTGTTCCTGTCGGCGCTGCTGGCCCGCATCGCCGCTCCGACCGTCTGGCTCAATCCGCTGCGCTGGTACACCGTGCCGCACGCTGCTGCACACGCGGTGACCCTGGACGACAGCTCCGGCGTCATTGACCTGGCGGCCCTGGGCTGGGCGTTGCATGGCACCACCACCACGCTGACCGTGCCGATCGGCGAGTTCCTCCGGACCGATGTCGGCGACGCCGTGGTCTGGAACCATGCCGAGGCCGCCCGGCTATTCGAGGCATTGCGCCGCGATACACCACCCCCGTCGAGCGCCGATAATTGAGTCGAACCTAATTACCACGCGCGATTACGCAATTTCAGCCTACCCTATCTTTACTTAGGCAATGCTGACCTGAGTAAGCCTCGCCTTGGATGCAAACCCACTCTGACCAGGGGTAGCATCGCGTTCATGATCGAGAACGACAGCCACAAGACGAAATTCCACGCACTTCTTCAAGAGCAGATCTATCACGAATTTACCGCGGCACAGCAATATGTCGCGGTCGCGGTTTATTTCGACGGCGAGGATTTGCCGCAATTGGCCAAGTTCTTTTACGCCCAGGCCGTCGAGGAACGTAACCACGCGATGATGCTGGTGCAATACCTGCTCGACCGGGACATCCGCGTCGAGATTCCCGGCGTCGACGCGGTGCGCAACCACTTCGACGCCCCGCGGGATGCACTGGCGCTGACGCTGGAGCAGGAGCGGACCGTCACCGAGCAGATCAGCCGGCTCACCAGCGCCGCGCGCGACGAGGGCGACTACCTCGGCGAGCAATTCATGCAGTGGTTCCTGCGCGAACAGGTCGAGGAGGTGGCCGTGATGACCCGGCTGCTGCGGGTTGCCGACCGCGCCGGGCACAACCTGTTCGAATTGGAGACCTTCCTCGCACGCGAGATCACGGTCGGCCAAGAGGCCGGCGCGCCGCGTATCGCCGGCGGGTAAACCCCTCGCCCGCCGATCAGCCCGCCCGCAACCGCGCCTTGGTTCGGGCGGGCTGATTTGTCGCAATCCACGCGACCCCGACATCCCTACAGAAGTCGACGTCTTCATTGCGGTCGACGGTCCAGCAATACAGCGCGCGACCCCGTACGGCGGCCTGGTCCACCAACTCGGGATGTTCCCGCAGCGTCTCGATCGACGGACCGATCGCCGTGGCACCGACCGTCGTCGCCGCACCGCCACCCAGATAGCGCGCGCCTGATCCGAGCAGAACCGTCGGCAGCAGGGGCGCGGCCCGGCGAATCCGCCACACCGCCGCCGCCGAGAATGACATGACCACGGCACGCGACCGCGAGGCCGACGCCGGCGCGGCGAGCCCGAATCGGTGCAGCAACGCGAGCACCTCACGCTCAACCATCGAGCCGTATCGCACCGGATGCTTGGTCTCGATGAAGATCTTCACCGGCCGGTGCCAGTCCAGAACCAGCGCAACCAGTGCATCGAGGGTGAGCAGGCCGGTGTCGCCGATATCGGCACCGTCCGCTGAGCCGGTTTGCCCGTTACGGTGCCACGCGCCGTAGTCGAGGCGCTGCAGCTGCGACAGCGTCATCTCGCTGACCACCCCGGCCCCGCTGGAGGTGCGATCCACCCGGCGGTCGTGCACGCAGACCAGGTGGCCGTCACTGGTTAGCCGCACATCGCACTCGACACCATCCGCCCCCTCCTGCAGCGCCAAGTCATAGGCGGCCAGGGTGTGTTCCGGGCGATCGATAGACGCACCCCGGTGCGCGACCACGAACGGGTGTTCCGAGACGACATCGCCGGCCGGGGTCATGGGCTTATGCTGCCGGTTCCCGTCCGTCGGACTCAAGAGCCGGGGCCGTACCTTCGTCCGGCTTCGGCGCGGCGGCCGGAGCCGGCGGCGGTGCAGCGGCGGTATCGCGCCCATCGCCCACCACCACCCAGTGGTGGGCGGGCCGGCCCATCGATCGCCGTTCGAATCCCTCAACCACCCGCGCCGCCGTCACCACGGCTGCCAGTCCGAGGAGGTACGCCACCACGGTCGCAACCATGTTATTGGCAATGCCCTGGGCCCCGTCGGCCCAGCTGGTGGCGGTAGCGAAGATCGCGACGGCCGTGCTGGCTGCCCACACGGCCCACCACACCACGATGGGCTTGCGCAATCGGTCCAGCCGGTCCTCGCGCTTGGCCAGCTCCATGACAAACACCGGCGCCCAGGCCAGGTTGACCACCGGCACCAGGCAACCGGCCCACACCGCCCAGGCGGGGCGGGTCTCGGGCAGATGCAACCGAGCGAAGGCCACCGAACGACGGGCGAGCAGCCACCGGGTCAGCACGATGGCACAGCTGACCACTGCAGCGATCGCGGCCAGCCCGGCCAGCCGGCCCAACCACACCGCGCCACCGGCGATCAGCGGATTCAACAGCATGGTGCGATTGACGATCATCAGCACATAGATCAAGGCATGCACCAGGGCCGCGACGCTCAGCGCGGCGACCGCGGCAGCCAGTGTCTTCTCCAGCGCGCGCGCCGTAGGTGCCTGCCGCTCCCCCGGTTTCGACTGTGCCGCAGCCCGAATCGGCCCGCCCATTAGGGTCCAGCGGGGCATCACCGAATAACGCGGGGTGGGTCCCAGCGGGCGCCGTGCCGGCGACTGCGGAGGCGGCGGGCCTGGCCGCACCGCGATCCAGCGATAACCGGGCCCCGGCCGCGGCGGCACCTGCCCGGGTGCTGCCGGTGGTGCCGGTGGTGCCGGTGGCCCAGGTTGGGTCCACTGCAACTCGGCTTCTTGCTCGGGTGTCAGCGGCGCCCACAGCGCACCGTTGCAGCGTGGACACCAGGCCCGCTGCTGGTCACGCACGTTCCACCGCGTCTTGCAGCGGGAACACACCTGGATCACCGCACCAGCCTAGCGGCGACCGCAAGGTCGGCGGAGGCGACCGCAGGCGGGTCGACCCCATTAACACCGCGGCGACCGCAAGGTCGGCCCGGTCGCGGCCAGAGCCCTCGGCGATCGGCGACGCAGACGCCCTGTGCGGCCCGGTCGTGACCCGGCAGCTACCACCGGCTATCCACAGTTTCCACAGGTTTATCCACACACCGATCGACAGCCGCACGGGGCGTGATGTGCTTTTTACATGCCAACAGACGCATCGGTTGTGGATAACGCAGCGTCGTCGAAGCGAACCGACTAACAGCGTCGAGCGAAATCGCTTGATCGGCTAAGCAGCCGCCTGCCGCCCGTAGTTGACAGCCCGGAGGACCCGGAACGTATCAGTGCAGGTAAGTCGGGTTATCCAGATGAATTTTTCCACCGGGCGGACAAAGCGCTATGATCGCCGTCACAGAACGGATGTGATGCGCCTCACGGGGGTGGGCGCACGGTGAAGTTGGGGGCAACACAGATGACGGCACGGCCGATCGGACCCGGTCCAGTCGCAGCGGCGTCGGGCTGGCATACGGGATCGTCCACTTACAAGCGCGCCTATCTGCTGGCGTCGCTGCGCGCCGGAGTTATCGCCCTTGTGCTGCTGTCTTTCCTGGTTGTGCTCGTCCTGACCTGAACCTCAGCCTGAGCATTGCGATCGGCCGATGTCGCGCGCCAGCTCCACGTGTTTGTTGCGGTACACCGGGCGTTGGAGCAATGTGGGTGAAGGTGGCCCCATCACGCCGCGACCGCGGTGTAGTGGGGTGCCGCTAGACCGTCAACGCCTGTCGACAATGATCAACGGTGATTGACACCGGATCAGTACCGAAGGAAGGAACCCCGTGGCCGACTACACCTTGCCGGACTTGGACTGGGATTACGGAGCCCTTGAGCCGCACATCTCGGGCCAGATCAACGAACTGCACCACAGCAAGCACCACGCCGCCTACGTTTCCGGCGCCAACTCCGCACTGGAGAAGCTCGCCGAGGCTCGGGCCAACGACGACCACGGCGCGATCTTCTTGAACGAGAAGAACCTGGCGTTCCACCTTGGCGGTCACGTCAACCACTCGATCTGGTGGAAGAACTTGTCCCCCAACGGCGGTGACAAGCCGACGGGCGAACTGGCCGCGGCCATCGACGACGCGTTCGGATCGTTCGACAAGTTCCGTGCGCAGTTCACGGCGGCCGCCAACGGCCTGCAGGGTTCGGGCTGGGCGGTGCTCGGCTACGACACCCTGGGCGGGAAGCTGCTGACCTTCCAGCTCTACGACCAGCAGGCCAACGTGCCGCTGGGCATCATCCCGCTGCTGCAGGTCGACATGTGGGAGCACGCTTTCTACCTGCAGTACAAGAACGTCAAGGCCGACTACGTCAAGGCGTTCTGGAATGTCGTCAACTGGGCCGACGTGCAGTCGCGTTTCGCGGCTGCCACCTCGAAGACTTCGGGGCTGATCTTCTAGCCGGACCGCCGGCCTGGGTGGGGCGTCGCGCCGTTGGCGCGGCGCCCCACTGTTTTATACGGCGGTTCCAGCTTCGCCTCTCCTCCCTC includes these proteins:
- a CDS encoding glycerophosphodiester phosphodiesterase; protein product: MTPAGDVVSEHPFVVAHRGASIDRPEHTLAAYDLALQEGADGVECDVRLTSDGHLVCVHDRRVDRTSSGAGVVSEMTLSQLQRLDYGAWHRNGQTGSADGADIGDTGLLTLDALVALVLDWHRPVKIFIETKHPVRYGSMVEREVLALLHRFGLAAPASASRSRAVVMSFSAAAVWRIRRAAPLLPTVLLGSGARYLGGGAATTVGATAIGPSIETLREHPELVDQAAVRGRALYCWTVDRNEDVDFCRDVGVAWIATNQPARTKARLRAG
- a CDS encoding DUF4328 domain-containing protein; amino-acid sequence: MIQVCSRCKTRWNVRDQQRAWCPRCNGALWAPLTPEQEAELQWTQPGPPAPPAPPAAPGQVPPRPGPGYRWIAVRPGPPPPQSPARRPLGPTPRYSVMPRWTLMGGPIRAAAQSKPGERQAPTARALEKTLAAAVAALSVAALVHALIYVLMIVNRTMLLNPLIAGGAVWLGRLAGLAAIAAVVSCAIVLTRWLLARRSVAFARLHLPETRPAWAVWAGCLVPVVNLAWAPVFVMELAKREDRLDRLRKPIVVWWAVWAASTAVAIFATATSWADGAQGIANNMVATVVAYLLGLAAVVTAARVVEGFERRSMGRPAHHWVVVGDGRDTAAAPPPAPAAAPKPDEGTAPALESDGREPAA
- a CDS encoding ferritin gives rise to the protein MIENDSHKTKFHALLQEQIYHEFTAAQQYVAVAVYFDGEDLPQLAKFFYAQAVEERNHAMMLVQYLLDRDIRVEIPGVDAVRNHFDAPRDALALTLEQERTVTEQISRLTSAARDEGDYLGEQFMQWFLREQVEEVAVMTRLLRVADRAGHNLFELETFLAREITVGQEAGAPRIAGG
- a CDS encoding LCP family protein, which encodes MNGDRGPGQPWHLPPPLRREPPPMLYRAPHGRPVSPPQAVRRPIPYPTPRAYSTPPPAPPPPAPRPPVTRPPASRPSTSRRRRSWPRRLAVLALLVALLATASLVGAAAWLDTALQRTAAFAGYADRPTPGRGTTWLLVGSDSRADLTLQEQQNLSTGGNIGNGRTDTVLLVHLPSPGSESTATMVSLPRDSYVTIPGYGKDKINAAYTLGGAPLLTRTVEQATGLRLDHYVEIGFGGFASLVDALGGVTLCPDEPIDDPLAGLNLPAGCQQLSGAAALGYVRSRATPRADLDRMAHQRLFLSALLARIAAPTVWLNPLRWYTVPHAAAHAVTLDDSSGVIDLAALGWALHGTTTTLTVPIGEFLRTDVGDAVVWNHAEAARLFEALRRDTPPPSSADN
- a CDS encoding superoxide dismutase codes for the protein MADYTLPDLDWDYGALEPHISGQINELHHSKHHAAYVSGANSALEKLAEARANDDHGAIFLNEKNLAFHLGGHVNHSIWWKNLSPNGGDKPTGELAAAIDDAFGSFDKFRAQFTAAANGLQGSGWAVLGYDTLGGKLLTFQLYDQQANVPLGIIPLLQVDMWEHAFYLQYKNVKADYVKAFWNVVNWADVQSRFAAATSKTSGLIF